A genomic segment from Alistipes senegalensis JC50 encodes:
- the mobA gene encoding conjugal transfer protein MobA, translating to MEKNRPTRKGRGRRPAKDNPAIYRFSVNFSAEEHARFLTMYEQSGLLSKAAFIKARVFGDVFRVIKTDRGTLEYVAKLTQLHAQFRAVGTNYNQVVKLLHTHFSERKALAMLYKLENTTRELAAVGQRIVALSEEFQKRW from the coding sequence ATGGAGAAAAACAGACCGACCCGCAAAGGTCGAGGGAGACGCCCCGCGAAAGATAATCCGGCGATTTACCGCTTCTCGGTAAACTTCTCGGCCGAAGAACACGCCCGATTTCTGACGATGTACGAGCAATCGGGGCTGTTGTCGAAGGCGGCTTTTATCAAGGCACGAGTCTTCGGCGACGTGTTCCGAGTGATAAAAACCGACCGCGGAACGCTGGAATACGTGGCTAAACTGACGCAACTGCACGCTCAATTCCGAGCCGTGGGAACGAATTACAACCAAGTCGTGAAGCTGTTGCACACCCATTTCTCGGAGCGGAAAGCACTTGCCATGCTCTACAAATTGGAGAATACGACCCGAGAACTGGCGGCTGTCGGGCAGCGAATCGTCGCGCTTTCCGAAGAATTTCAAAAGCGATGGTAG
- a CDS encoding helix-turn-helix transcriptional regulator: MERKLLNRIKVVLVEKNKSNKWLAEQLGKDPAIVSKWATNTNQPNIETLIRIAKVLEVRVDDLLRTE, translated from the coding sequence ATGGAGCGTAAACTTCTGAACCGTATTAAAGTTGTCCTTGTGGAGAAAAACAAGTCGAACAAATGGCTTGCTGAACAGTTGGGAAAAGATCCTGCGATTGTTTCGAAATGGGCGACGAATACCAATCAACCTAATATCGAAACACTCATTCGAATAGCCAAAGTGTTGGAAGTAAGAGTCGACGACCTCTTACGAACTGAATAA
- a CDS encoding DUF2971 domain-containing protein: METTQLYKYLDVTGGLMMLYYSNLQFTNATQLNDPFDCHPALINFSNPPKEACGGWTPEIIEELRSHPFRRNREEVWICSLSKIHDSILMWSYYSKHKGVCIGLDMEKAQKYLSKMLGNTMIGCSAIEVQYRDIVEKPDYFRDAKDFFHYQLSTKAKAWEHEQEVRLFILDPWPTYMQLLPGQNDKKGPIDWKEMRAFPKIGGECFESVYLGINMDATEKSKIIKVARKLNPDIKIYQMSVDPQAFKLNAELI; this comes from the coding sequence ATGGAAACGACCCAACTATATAAATACCTTGATGTAACTGGTGGATTGATGATGCTGTATTACAGCAATCTTCAATTCACCAATGCTACGCAGTTAAACGATCCGTTTGACTGTCATCCAGCGTTAATTAACTTTTCCAATCCACCGAAAGAAGCCTGTGGAGGATGGACTCCGGAAATAATCGAAGAGTTGAGAAGCCATCCATTTCGGAGAAACAGAGAAGAGGTATGGATATGCAGCCTCTCCAAAATACATGATTCAATCTTGATGTGGAGTTATTATAGCAAACATAAAGGCGTCTGCATCGGTCTGGATATGGAGAAAGCCCAGAAGTATCTTTCGAAAATGCTTGGAAACACGATGATAGGTTGTTCGGCAATAGAAGTGCAATATCGAGATATTGTGGAGAAACCGGATTATTTTCGAGATGCAAAAGATTTTTTCCATTATCAATTATCCACCAAAGCAAAGGCTTGGGAGCATGAACAAGAAGTGCGTCTATTTATTTTAGATCCGTGGCCAACATATATGCAATTATTACCGGGCCAAAATGATAAAAAAGGTCCGATCGATTGGAAAGAAATGCGGGCGTTTCCTAAAATTGGAGGAGAGTGTTTTGAATCGGTTTATTTGGGGATAAATATGGATGCGACGGAGAAATCGAAAATAATAAAGGTTGCCCGAAAATTAAATCCCGATATTAAGATTTACCAAATGTCCGTCGATCCCCAGGCATTTAAGTTAAATGCCGAACTGATATAA
- a CDS encoding YhcG family protein gives MKKTNNIISDLLVSDVCTIIEEGQRHAFAVAGQVAILTYWNVGRRIVEEEQQGNARADYGKGLIPALANRLTAEYGSGYGRRNLAYYRKFYIEFSDLEILHTHVQNLNWSHIRRILSVSNPEARKWYLKAAATNMWSVKTLDRNISTQYYERRLAAQRENITMSESWSESDPLEYIKNPMVAEFMGFRRDNNYSESQLEQALVDNLERFILELGRGFAFVERQKHIVTDTADFYVDLVFYNFKMKRFVIFELKTHKLTHQDIGQLDMYVRIYDDLIKGTDDAPTIGVLLCTDTDSTIARYSVLHDSDQLYAAKYMTYMPTEEELRHEIEQQKRFFLEQHETEVE, from the coding sequence ATGAAAAAGACTAACAACATCATATCAGATTTATTGGTTTCGGATGTCTGCACCATTATAGAAGAAGGTCAGCGGCATGCCTTTGCAGTAGCAGGACAAGTTGCCATTCTAACTTATTGGAATGTTGGACGGCGTATTGTGGAGGAAGAACAACAAGGTAATGCTCGTGCTGACTATGGCAAGGGGCTTATCCCTGCTCTTGCGAATAGACTTACTGCTGAATACGGCTCCGGGTATGGTCGGCGCAATTTGGCATATTATCGCAAATTCTATATAGAATTCAGTGATTTGGAGATTTTGCACACGCATGTGCAAAATCTGAATTGGTCACATATCCGCCGCATTCTCTCCGTAAGCAACCCCGAAGCCCGTAAATGGTATCTCAAAGCTGCGGCGACCAATATGTGGAGTGTTAAAACCCTTGACCGCAATATTTCGACACAATATTACGAACGAAGACTTGCCGCCCAGCGTGAAAATATTACGATGTCAGAGTCTTGGAGTGAATCCGATCCGTTGGAATACATCAAGAATCCGATGGTAGCGGAGTTCATGGGGTTCCGACGAGATAATAACTATTCGGAATCCCAGTTAGAACAAGCTCTTGTAGATAATCTCGAAAGATTCATTCTCGAACTCGGACGCGGATTTGCCTTCGTGGAACGGCAAAAGCATATCGTTACTGATACTGCGGACTTCTACGTCGATCTGGTGTTTTACAATTTCAAGATGAAACGATTCGTGATTTTTGAGCTAAAAACACATAAATTGACTCATCAAGACATCGGACAATTGGATATGTATGTGCGTATTTACGACGATTTAATAAAGGGGACAGATGATGCCCCGACCATAGGAGTCTTACTTTGCACTGATACTGATAGTACAATCGCCCGATATTCGGTGCTTCATGATAGCGATCAACTATACGCAGCCAAATATATGACCTATATGCCTACCGAAGAGGAGTTGCGTCATGAGATCGAACAACAAAAGCGGTTCTTTCTGGAACAACACGAAACAGAGGTTGAATAA
- a CDS encoding ATP-dependent endonuclease, which translates to MKLNQVKIRNFRKLSDCTIDFDDTQTIFVGANNSGKTTAMSALRWFLDEPNRFTAQDFTVTLWKSINDIGDKWLDVSNDEEIHIEDWFNIVPSMDVWVKIDSSEKYRVINLLPSLTWNGEKVGARLRFQPKEVKNLYAAYIMAKRNVNAIKEKHGNESIDIYPKNLTDFISHRNNLQTYFELVCYLLDEEQDISEYKESVYEIENPFKKLIKINCIEALREFSDPDGNGDNIIDTLSRQLQEYYKKQVDPRENIRENDYSLLKAIDETNKVFDENLMKSFASIIDELEEFNYPGFQNPKIEIHSYSNPASSIGHDSAVQFIMPGEEGLRIPEKYNGLGYRNLLSMYFKLIQFRESWLHLSDRRTDGKQEIEPIHLVLIEEPEAHLHAQAQQIFIRKAIDGLTNVQFLKDNSQFSTQLIVSTHSTHISNEVNMCCMRYFKRIQKTKDHIPISKVINMRDTFGEDKETERFVTRYLQLMHYDVFFADAIILIEGAAEKILLPQFVRKMELGSRFVSIIEINGSHAFRFKPLIDRLEVLTLIISDIDAKGKYTDEAGKPRSKAELPEVGKNQETSNNTLIDWLPQRKMIDELLTLESDKKENAHIRIAYPCGMKIKYKEDTKEIDVYPYTFEDALIFSNIELFRQEKLGNMGAVTTISNLLKSNADLLSFHKKLFEKLENKKITKAELAINLLFAEQFGNLVAPPYIQEGLRWLKSKLD; encoded by the coding sequence ATGAAATTAAACCAAGTTAAGATACGTAATTTCCGAAAATTATCGGATTGTACCATTGATTTTGATGACACTCAGACAATTTTTGTTGGCGCAAATAATAGTGGAAAAACCACAGCAATGAGTGCGTTACGCTGGTTTTTGGACGAACCGAATCGTTTTACAGCCCAAGACTTCACCGTAACTCTATGGAAGAGTATAAATGATATAGGGGATAAATGGTTAGATGTGTCCAATGATGAAGAAATACACATTGAGGATTGGTTTAATATCGTGCCATCTATGGATGTGTGGGTAAAGATAGATTCATCGGAAAAATATCGCGTAATAAACCTTTTGCCATCTCTTACTTGGAATGGTGAAAAGGTAGGGGCCAGATTGCGATTCCAACCGAAAGAAGTGAAAAATTTGTATGCGGCATATATAATGGCAAAACGAAATGTAAACGCCATTAAGGAAAAGCATGGAAATGAAAGCATTGATATATATCCCAAAAATCTGACAGATTTTATTTCTCATCGCAATAATCTACAAACTTATTTTGAACTGGTGTGTTACCTTCTTGACGAGGAACAAGATATTTCAGAATATAAAGAGTCTGTTTATGAAATTGAAAATCCGTTTAAGAAACTTATTAAAATTAACTGCATAGAGGCTCTTCGTGAATTTTCCGATCCCGATGGAAACGGAGACAATATTATTGACACTTTATCCAGACAGCTTCAAGAATATTATAAAAAGCAGGTAGATCCAAGAGAAAATATCAGGGAGAATGATTATAGTTTGCTAAAAGCTATTGATGAAACCAATAAGGTTTTTGATGAGAATTTAATGAAAAGTTTCGCCTCCATTATTGACGAGTTGGAGGAATTTAATTATCCGGGATTTCAAAATCCGAAAATAGAAATCCATAGTTATTCAAATCCGGCATCTTCAATAGGCCATGATTCTGCCGTTCAATTTATTATGCCGGGAGAAGAGGGATTACGCATCCCTGAGAAATATAATGGATTGGGTTATCGTAATCTTTTATCCATGTATTTTAAGTTGATTCAGTTTAGAGAATCGTGGTTACATTTAAGCGATCGTCGTACTGATGGCAAACAAGAAATAGAACCTATACATTTAGTGTTGATTGAAGAGCCGGAAGCTCATCTTCATGCACAAGCGCAACAAATTTTTATCCGTAAAGCGATTGACGGATTGACCAATGTGCAGTTTCTAAAAGACAATTCGCAGTTTTCTACGCAATTGATCGTTTCTACTCACTCTACGCATATTTCTAATGAGGTGAATATGTGTTGTATGAGATATTTCAAACGAATACAAAAGACTAAGGACCATATTCCTATTAGCAAGGTAATTAACATGCGTGATACCTTTGGAGAGGACAAGGAAACCGAACGTTTTGTTACAAGATACCTCCAATTAATGCACTATGATGTATTCTTTGCAGATGCCATTATACTGATAGAGGGTGCCGCGGAAAAAATACTTTTGCCGCAATTCGTACGCAAAATGGAACTGGGATCGAGATTTGTGTCGATTATAGAAATTAATGGAAGTCACGCATTTCGGTTCAAACCTCTAATAGATAGGCTTGAAGTATTGACATTGATTATCTCCGATATCGATGCCAAAGGTAAATATACGGATGAAGCAGGAAAGCCGAGGTCGAAAGCCGAACTTCCGGAAGTCGGTAAAAATCAAGAAACGAGCAACAACACATTGATTGACTGGCTTCCTCAAAGGAAAATGATTGATGAATTGCTCACGTTGGAATCTGACAAGAAAGAGAACGCCCATATACGCATTGCTTATCCATGCGGTATGAAAATAAAATATAAAGAAGATACGAAAGAAATTGATGTATATCCTTATACATTTGAAGACGCATTGATTTTCTCAAATATCGAGTTGTTTCGTCAGGAAAAATTAGGAAATATGGGAGCTGTTACGACAATAAGTAATTTATTGAAGAGCAATGCAGATTTGCTGTCATTCCATAAAAAGTTATTTGAAAAACTCGAAAACAAGAAAATTACAAAGGCGGAACTTGCTATTAATCTGCTTTTTGCTGAGCAATTTGGAAATTTAGTCGCTCCTCCATATATTCAAGAAGGATTAAGATGGTTAAAATCTAAATTGGACTGA
- a CDS encoding UvrD-helicase domain-containing protein codes for MCKNTDSDVIEILDECITEKTKKSFFLFAGAGSGKTYSLIELLKRIQAKWEQKYAIEDRKVAVITFTNAATDEICRRMDFSEQFSVSTIHSFIWAIIEPFQKDIKATYLSFIDAEIADLQRKQESAKNKTTATYQKNQDKLNILNERRMRKSEIRKFTYNPNGDNFDSNSLNHAEIIKIGTTLISTKNSLQEIIAQKFPILLIDESQDTNKDLLDAFLQIQVKYPKVFVIGLLGDIKQRIYSDGKTDMASSIPKDWATPIKRINYRCAKRIIRLGNQIGLQIDSNAEQRPRENAPEGTVRMFIVNTASDVDKEAIEAMICTKMSEATNDEQWSSPESVKILTLEHAMAARRLGFYEFHNIFSNVAKYKMAYNEGTVTTINFFTHIILPLVDYVNSGNNVGVMKLLRENSPILASKNTDDFNSRLMQCHIALMQLVEICNAPSSTIRQVVDILLSTNLISVDDILTAAFHMESVDDVEAVDEEIIAWMKGMELPISMIRTYYKYVNQETKFDTHQGVKGLEYDRVMVIIDDNEAKGFLFSYDKLFGAKPLSETDKKHIQNKEDSTLERTTRLLYVTCTRAKESLALVVYTDHPDIVKQTCIDKGWFDEEDEIVRL; via the coding sequence ATGTGTAAAAATACAGACTCTGACGTTATAGAAATATTGGATGAATGTATAACAGAAAAAACGAAAAAAAGTTTTTTCCTGTTTGCAGGTGCTGGTTCCGGGAAAACGTATTCCTTGATCGAACTGCTAAAAAGAATACAAGCCAAATGGGAGCAAAAGTATGCAATCGAGGATAGAAAAGTCGCCGTAATTACATTTACGAATGCAGCTACCGATGAAATATGCCGACGTATGGATTTCTCGGAGCAATTTAGTGTTTCTACGATTCATAGTTTCATTTGGGCAATTATAGAACCATTCCAAAAAGATATTAAGGCTACTTATCTCTCATTTATTGATGCAGAGATTGCGGATCTTCAGCGTAAACAAGAGTCGGCCAAAAATAAAACTACTGCAACATATCAGAAAAATCAAGATAAGTTGAACATACTGAATGAAAGGCGAATGCGGAAATCTGAAATACGTAAATTTACATATAATCCCAACGGTGATAACTTTGATAGTAATTCGTTGAACCATGCCGAAATTATAAAAATAGGAACAACTCTTATTAGTACAAAAAACTCACTACAGGAAATAATCGCACAAAAGTTCCCGATCCTTCTTATTGATGAGAGTCAGGATACTAATAAAGATTTATTAGATGCTTTTTTACAGATTCAGGTGAAATATCCTAAAGTGTTTGTTATTGGTTTATTAGGCGATATCAAACAAAGAATTTATAGTGACGGAAAAACGGATATGGCCTCTTCAATACCCAAAGATTGGGCAACACCAATAAAGAGAATAAATTATAGGTGTGCAAAGCGTATTATCAGGCTTGGGAATCAAATAGGGTTGCAGATTGATTCTAATGCAGAACAGCGACCCAGAGAAAATGCCCCGGAAGGAACCGTCCGTATGTTTATTGTAAATACGGCATCAGATGTCGATAAAGAGGCGATCGAGGCGATGATATGCACAAAAATGAGTGAAGCGACCAATGACGAACAATGGAGCAGCCCCGAATCGGTGAAAATTCTTACATTGGAACATGCTATGGCGGCAAGACGCTTGGGCTTTTATGAATTTCATAACATATTCAGCAATGTAGCGAAATATAAAATGGCATATAATGAGGGTACTGTAACTACCATAAATTTTTTTACGCATATCATTTTACCGCTTGTCGATTATGTAAATAGTGGTAATAATGTTGGTGTAATGAAGCTATTGCGTGAAAATTCGCCCATTCTTGCATCGAAAAATACGGATGATTTTAACAGCCGTTTAATGCAGTGTCATATAGCACTGATGCAGTTAGTCGAGATATGTAATGCGCCATCATCAACTATAAGACAGGTTGTAGACATCTTGCTTTCGACCAATCTTATCTCCGTTGATGATATTTTGACAGCTGCATTCCATATGGAATCGGTGGATGATGTTGAAGCTGTTGATGAAGAAATAATAGCTTGGATGAAGGGCATGGAGCTACCGATATCCATGATTCGCACATATTATAAATATGTTAATCAAGAAACGAAATTTGATACGCATCAGGGTGTTAAGGGATTGGAATACGATAGAGTGATGGTTATTATAGACGATAACGAAGCAAAGGGATTTTTATTCAGTTACGATAAATTATTTGGAGCCAAACCATTATCAGAAACGGATAAAAAACATATACAGAATAAGGAAGATTCTACGTTGGAAAGAACAACTCGGCTGTTATATGTAACATGCACTCGGGCAAAAGAGTCGCTTGCATTAGTAGTATATACGGATCATCCCGATATTGTCAAACAAACATGTATTGACAAAGGTTGGTTTGATGAAGAGGATGAAATAGTACGATTATGA
- a CDS encoding site-specific integrase, with the protein MKSQNSKQPVVRRSTFAVLFYINRTKVRKDGLCQLLCKVSIDAEAAQIGTKVAVDPAIWNPTTGRADGRSRNACEVNRAIDTLTEEIKAHYKRINLSLGFVTAELVKNAVKGIGQKPLPLLALFREHNEEFRKRVGIDRTKETYGCYVRSYNHLRDFVQQRCGQEDITLRSLDREFYDAFDLFLRTERRLQQKSVHEHLYRLKKMTARAVNQGTLRRDPYATLHPELPKRRSRHLKLDELKRLLAEQVADPELRRARDWFIFSTFTGLAYADLKQLSEKHISQDKEGVRWIHIRRQKTGTESVVRLLDIPLRIIEKYRTERTDERLLPICSYHKLQKLMPRLGAAYGIENLTFHKARHNFGTHITLSLGVPIETVSRMMGHRRLMTTQIYAHVTDRKVDEDTKQLRKLSASRKLELYEEPQNINNI; encoded by the coding sequence ATGAAATCTCAAAATAGCAAACAGCCTGTTGTACGCCGCAGCACGTTCGCCGTGCTCTTCTATATCAACCGCACGAAAGTCCGCAAGGACGGTTTGTGTCAGCTTTTGTGCAAGGTGAGTATCGACGCCGAAGCGGCACAGATCGGGACGAAAGTCGCGGTCGATCCTGCGATTTGGAATCCCACGACCGGGCGTGCCGACGGCCGCAGCCGTAATGCCTGCGAGGTAAACCGAGCGATCGATACCTTGACAGAGGAAATCAAGGCGCACTACAAGCGAATCAATCTGTCGCTCGGCTTCGTGACGGCCGAACTGGTGAAGAATGCCGTGAAAGGCATCGGACAGAAACCGCTGCCCCTGCTGGCATTGTTTCGGGAGCACAACGAGGAGTTCCGCAAGCGGGTCGGCATCGACCGCACGAAAGAGACCTATGGGTGTTATGTGCGCTCGTACAACCACCTGCGAGACTTCGTACAGCAGAGATGCGGCCAGGAGGATATAACCTTGCGCAGCCTCGACCGGGAGTTCTACGATGCGTTCGACCTGTTTCTGCGCACGGAACGCCGCCTGCAACAGAAATCGGTACACGAGCACCTCTACCGATTGAAGAAGATGACCGCACGGGCGGTGAATCAAGGGACGCTGCGCCGCGATCCTTACGCTACGCTGCACCCCGAACTGCCCAAGCGTAGGAGCCGCCACCTGAAACTCGACGAGTTGAAACGCCTGCTCGCCGAGCAGGTCGCCGACCCTGAACTGCGACGAGCGAGGGACTGGTTCATCTTTTCGACCTTTACAGGACTGGCATATGCCGACCTGAAACAACTGTCGGAGAAACATATTTCACAAGATAAGGAGGGTGTGCGGTGGATACATATCCGACGACAGAAGACTGGCACGGAATCGGTCGTACGGCTGCTGGACATACCTCTGCGAATTATAGAGAAATACCGAACCGAACGTACCGACGAACGGTTGCTGCCGATTTGCTCCTACCATAAGTTACAAAAACTTATGCCACGACTGGGAGCAGCTTACGGTATCGAGAATCTGACATTCCACAAAGCAAGGCATAATTTCGGAACGCATATCACGCTCTCGCTGGGCGTGCCGATAGAGACCGTCAGCCGCATGATGGGACACCGACGGCTGATGACGACCCAAATCTATGCCCATGTAACGGACAGAAAGGTGGACGAGGATACGAAGCAGTTACGGAAACTGTCCGCAAGCCGAAAGCTCGAACTCTACGAGGAGCCGCAAAATATAAATAACATATAA
- a CDS encoding site-specific integrase, protein MNQEDVKVTFYLKKNETDNAGRCPVMGRLTVGRSESVFSAKMLAPSSLWTSGRAKGKSAEAVEINRRLDELRASAISIYREQSAVRERITAEEVKCLLLGMAFGQETLLGYFRSFIEHFEQRVGVNRTAKSARTYRCACEHVGRFLSERLRLSDIPFSTLDRSFIDKFDLYLRTERQLAPNTIVLYMSRLHTVVNKAIAAGIITADPFAGYEPPRPEHKRRYLTREELQRLMTTPLSVPRLYLVRDLFLFSCYTGISYGDMCRLTTANLETSENGTVWVKAAREKTGVSFEIPLLDLPRHIINKYRDIMPDGRLLPMYGNSELNKELKLLATVCGIDRKLTFHMARHTYATEITLSHGVPMETASRMLGHSRVDTTQIYAQVTDNKIDADTQALDERIAERFTVAI, encoded by the coding sequence ATGAATCAAGAAGACGTAAAGGTTACGTTCTACCTGAAAAAGAACGAAACGGACAATGCGGGTCGTTGCCCCGTCATGGGTCGTTTGACTGTCGGCCGTTCGGAAAGCGTGTTCAGCGCAAAGATGCTTGCACCAAGCTCGCTATGGACATCGGGGCGTGCCAAAGGCAAAAGCGCCGAGGCCGTCGAAATCAATCGTCGGTTGGACGAACTGCGGGCTTCGGCTATCAGTATCTATCGCGAGCAGTCTGCCGTTCGTGAACGGATAACGGCCGAGGAGGTCAAATGCCTGCTGTTGGGCATGGCTTTCGGGCAGGAAACGCTACTCGGGTACTTCCGCTCGTTCATCGAGCATTTCGAGCAACGAGTAGGTGTGAATCGCACGGCCAAGTCGGCTCGCACCTATCGTTGCGCCTGCGAACACGTCGGGCGATTCCTATCAGAGCGGCTTCGGCTGTCGGATATTCCTTTTTCGACTTTGGATCGGTCGTTCATCGACAAATTCGACCTGTACCTACGCACGGAGCGGCAGTTAGCTCCGAACACGATCGTGCTATATATGTCGCGCCTGCATACAGTGGTCAACAAAGCCATCGCCGCAGGCATTATCACCGCCGATCCGTTTGCCGGCTACGAACCTCCGCGTCCCGAACACAAACGACGCTATCTCACGCGCGAGGAGTTGCAGCGGCTGATGACTACGCCGCTTTCTGTGCCGAGGCTCTACCTCGTCCGCGATCTGTTTCTCTTTTCCTGCTATACGGGGATCAGCTACGGCGATATGTGCCGATTGACTACCGCGAACCTCGAAACGTCCGAAAACGGAACAGTATGGGTCAAAGCCGCACGAGAGAAAACAGGAGTAAGTTTCGAGATACCGCTGCTCGACCTGCCTCGCCACATCATCAATAAGTATCGCGATATAATGCCCGATGGCAGGTTACTTCCTATGTACGGGAACTCGGAGTTGAACAAGGAACTGAAACTTCTTGCCACTGTTTGCGGCATCGACCGTAAGCTGACCTTTCATATGGCCCGCCATACCTACGCGACGGAAATCACGCTCTCGCACGGCGTGCCGATGGAGACAGCCAGCCGCATGTTGGGACACAGCCGCGTCGATACGACCCAAATCTACGCCCAAGTGACCGATAATAAAATCGACGCTGACACGCAGGCTCTCGACGAACGGATTGCAGAACGGTTTACGGTAGCGATTTAA
- a CDS encoding TIGR04133 family radical SAM/SPASM protein, producing the protein MSGRRLGLRKRLALDIFSDLYASTVREHRLDTLFWECTLRCNLSCRHCGSDCRVDPGVADMPLADFLKVLDEEVTPHVDPADVLIIFSGGEVLVRADLEEAGAEVTRRGYPWGMVTNGMALTPERFRRLLDAGLRSVSVSLDGFEREHNYIRGHARSYDRALDAVRMVVREPSLSYDVVTCVTGAMVPQLEAFRDMLIAEGVRHWRLFSIFPMGRAKNDPTLRMTDAQFREMLEFIVRTRREGRIDASYACEGFLGGYEAEVRDQFYQCAAGVSVASIRVDGAISGCTSIRANYHQGNIYRDKFWDVWQNRFGPFRNREWARKGECADCRMFRYCLGGGMHLRGDDGELLYCHYKRL; encoded by the coding sequence ATGTCGGGCCGCAGACTGGGGCTTCGCAAACGGCTGGCCCTCGATATTTTCTCCGATCTCTATGCTTCGACGGTGCGCGAACACCGTCTTGATACGCTTTTCTGGGAGTGTACGTTGCGCTGCAACCTCTCCTGCCGCCATTGCGGCAGCGACTGCCGCGTGGACCCCGGCGTCGCCGACATGCCGCTGGCCGATTTCCTGAAGGTCCTTGACGAGGAGGTGACGCCCCATGTCGATCCCGCCGACGTGTTGATCATCTTTTCGGGCGGCGAGGTGCTGGTGCGTGCGGACCTGGAGGAGGCCGGCGCCGAGGTCACGCGCCGCGGCTATCCGTGGGGGATGGTGACCAACGGCATGGCTCTGACCCCGGAGCGTTTCCGGCGCCTGCTGGATGCCGGCCTGCGGTCGGTCTCGGTGAGCCTCGACGGCTTCGAGCGCGAGCACAACTACATCCGCGGCCATGCCCGCAGTTACGACCGGGCGCTGGACGCCGTGCGGATGGTCGTGCGCGAACCGTCGCTGTCGTACGATGTGGTGACGTGCGTCACGGGAGCTATGGTCCCGCAGCTGGAGGCTTTCCGCGACATGCTGATCGCCGAGGGGGTGCGCCATTGGCGGCTCTTCTCGATCTTTCCGATGGGGCGTGCCAAGAACGACCCGACGCTGCGGATGACCGATGCGCAGTTCCGCGAGATGCTGGAGTTCATCGTACGCACCCGCCGCGAAGGGCGCATCGACGCCAGCTATGCCTGCGAGGGATTTCTGGGCGGCTACGAGGCCGAGGTCCGCGACCAGTTCTACCAGTGTGCCGCGGGCGTTTCGGTGGCTTCGATCCGCGTCGATGGAGCGATCTCGGGGTGTACGTCGATCCGCGCCAACTACCATCAGGGCAATATCTACCGGGATAAATTCTGGGACGTGTGGCAGAACCGCTTCGGGCCGTTCCGCAACCGCGAGTGGGCGCGCAAGGGCGAATGTGCCGACTGCCGGATGTTCCGCTACTGCCTGGGAGGGGGCATGCACCTGCGCGGCGACGACGGGGAGCTGCTCTATTGCCACTACAAGCGGCTGTAA